The Candidatus Saccharibacteria bacterium genome has a segment encoding these proteins:
- a CDS encoding AbrB/MazE/SpoVT family DNA-binding domain-containing protein, whose translation MGTRRFEESNIRKLFKSGQGRSYSLTIPIHLIRELRWQDNQELIIERDGNELRIRDA comes from the coding sequence ATGGGTACTCGTAGATTCGAAGAGAGCAATATTAGAAAACTATTCAAGAGTGGACAGGGAAGGAGCTATTCGCTAACCATCCCCATCCACCTTATTCGCGAGCTGCGCTGGCAAGATAATCAAGAACTAATTATCGAACGTGACGGCAACGAACTACGAATCCGAGACGCGTAA